In Carya illinoinensis cultivar Pawnee chromosome 7, C.illinoinensisPawnee_v1, whole genome shotgun sequence, the following are encoded in one genomic region:
- the LOC122316934 gene encoding ABC transporter B family member 4-like — protein sequence MEIESGLNEKPNLRESASLRQNVEATKSPDMIGDIEGSEKSGGDQSTKTVPFLKLFSFADSRDVCLMIVGIIGAIGNGLGLPLMTILFGELINVLGSNQHNKDVVRVVSKVCLKFVYLAAGIGVAGFLQVACWMVTGERQAARIRGLYLKTILRQDVAFFDKETNTGEVVERMSGDTVLIQDAMGEKVGKFVQLLSTFIGGFFVAFFKGWLLTLVLLATIPLLVASGGIMSIVISKTASRGLGAYANAANVVEQTISSIRTVASFTGEKQAVANYKKFLVTAYKSGVQEGLASGLGFAMVMLVMFSSYGMAIWFGSKMILEKGYTGGDVLNVIMAVMTGSMSLGQASPCMSAFAAGKAAAYKMFETIERKPEIDAYDTRGKVLNDILGDIELRDVYFSYPARPDEQIFGGFSLYIHRGTTTALVGQSGSGKSTVISLIERFYDPQAGVVLIDGINLKDLQLKWIRGKIGLVSQEPVLFASSIKDNIAYGKDGATYEEIRSAAELANASKFIDKLPQGLDTMVGEHGTQLSGGQKQRVAIARAILKNPRILLLDEATSALDAESERIVQEALDRIMVNRTTVIVAHRLSTVRNADMIAVIHRGKIVEKGSHSELVKDPDGAYSQLIRLQEENKESGQAVDDQNKFEISMESFRQSSLRNSQRNSFFRSLSRGSSVNSSGRRSFSVTAFGLPTEVAIDDNVMAIREEKLPKVSIRRLAYLNKPEIPILLLGAIAAIINGAILPIFGILLSRVINSFYKPPHQLKKDTNFWALIFVVLGVVSFLAIPARAYLLSVAGSKLVERIRLMCFEKLVRMEVGWFDEPEHSSGTVGARLSADAATVRALVGDALGQILHVIASAIAGLVIAFVASWQLAFIVLALIPLIGINGYIQVKFMKGFSADAKMMYEEASQVANDAVGSIRTIASFCAEEKVMDLYRTKCEGPRKAGIRQGLVTGIGFGTSFGMLFLVYATSFYAGARLVAVNKATFSDVFQVFFALTMAAMGVSQTSSMGPDTGKANDAAASIFAIIDRKSKIDPCDESGMTLDNLKGEIELRHVSFKYPSRPDIHIFRDLSLVIRSGKTVALVGESGSGKSTVVSLLQRFYDPDSGCITLDGIEINKFQVKWLRQQMGLVSQEPILFNDTIRANIAYGKEGNAIEAEITAVAELANAHSFISGLQQGYDTIVGERGVQLSGGQKQRVAIARAMIKSPKVLLLDEATSALDAESERVVQDALDRVMVNRTTVVVAHRLSTIKNADVIAVVKNGVIVEKGKHETLLKIKDGYYASLVSLHTSASTA from the exons ATGGAGATAGAGAGTGGATTGAATGAAAAGCCAAATCTGCGTGAGTCCGCCTCATTGAGACAAAATGTAGAAGCAACCAAAAGCCCTGACATGATTGGTGATATAGAAGGCTCGGAGAAGAGTGGAGGAGATCAGAGTACCAAAACTGTTCCATTTCTAAAGCTGTTCTCGTTTGCAGATTCCAGAGATGTTTGCTTGATGATTGTAGGCATAATAGGTGCCATTGGAAATGGGTTGGGTCTGCCCCTTATGACAATACTCTTTGGAGAACTGATTAATGTGTTGGGAAGTAACCAGCACAATAAGGATGTTGTTCGTGTAGTTTCCAAG GTTTGTCTAAAATTCGTCTACTTGGCAGCTGGGATTGGTGTTGCAGGATTCCTCC AGGTGGCTTGCTGGATGGTCACAGGAGAGAGACAAGCAGCACGAATAAGGGGTTTGTATTTGAAGACTATTTTGAGACAAGATGTGGCTTTCTTTGATAAAGAAACAAACACTGGAGAGGTTGTTGAGAGAATGTCTGGTGACACTGTTCTTATACAAGACGCCATGGGTGAGAAG GTTGGGAAATTTGTGCAGCTACTATCAACATTCATCGGAGGCTTTTTTGTAGCATTTTTCAAAGGGTGGCTCCTTACCCTTGTCTTGCTAGCCACAATTCCTCTTCTTGTGGCCTCTGGTGGCATTATGTCTATCGTCATATCCAAGACAGCTTCTCGTGGACTGGGTGCTTATGCAAATGCAGCAAATGTGGTTGAACAGACAATTAGTTCAATCAGAACA GTGGCATCATTTACTGGAGAGAAGCAAGCTGTAGCTAATTACAAAAAGTTTCTAGTAACAGCTTACAAATCTGGTGTTCAGGAAGGCTTGGCTTCTGGACTTGGTTTTGCTATGGTTATGTTAGTCATGTTTAGTAGCTATGGTATGGCAATATGGTTTGGATCTAAGATGATACTTGAAAAAGGATACACTGGGGGTGATGTGTTGAATGTGATCATGGCTGTGATGACAGGATctat GTCCCTAGGCCAAGCATCTCCCTGCATGAGTGCCTTTGCTGCTGGTAAAGCTGCAGCATATAAGATGTTTGAGACTATTGAGAGGAAGCCAGAGATTGATGCTTATGACACAAGGGGAAAAGTTTTGAATGATATTCTTGGAGATATAGAGTTGAGAGATGTTTACTTTAGTTATCCAGCAAGACCAGATGAACAGATATTCGGTGGATTCTCTCTTTATATCCATAGAGGCACAACGACAGCTTTGGTTGGACAAAGTGGAAGTGGGAAGTCAACAGTGATCAGTCTAATAGAGAGATTCTACGATCCACAAGCCGGTGTAGTTCTTATAGATGGCATTAACCTAAAAGACCTCCAACTTAAATGGATTAGGGGGAAAATTGGTCTTGTCAGCCAAGAACCCGTGTTGTTTGCATCCAGCATCAAGGATAATATTGCTTATGGAAAGGATGGGGCAACATATGAAGAGATAAGATCTGCAGCAGAGCTTGCAAATGCTTCTAAATTTATCGATAAATTGCCTCAG GGACTGGATACGATGGTTGGTGAGCACGGAACCCAGCTATCTGGTGGTCAGAAACAGAGAGTTGCCATAGCAAGAGCAATTCTGAAAAACCCGAGAATTCTACTTCTGGATGAAGCTACAAGTGCACTTGATGCAGAATCTGAGAGGATTGTGCAGGAGGCATTGGATAGGATCATGGTCAACCGAACTACTGTCATTGTTGCCCATCGTTTGAGCACTGTGAGGAATGCTGATATGATTGCAGTCATTCACAGAGGAAAGATAGTCGAAAAAG GCTCACATTCAGAACTAGTCAAGGATCCTGATGGAGCATACTCTCAACTTATACGCTTGCAAGAAGAAAACAAGGAATCAGGACAAGCTGTAGATGATCAAAACAAATTCGAAATTTCTATGGAGTCGTTTAGACAGTCTAGCCTTAGAAACAGTCAAAGAAATTCATTCTTCAGATCCTTAAGTCGGGGATCATCTGTAAATAGTAGCGGCCGCCGTTCATTCTCAGTCACAGCATTTGGTTTGCCCACAGAAGTGGCCATAGATGATAATGTGATGGCAATACGAGAAGAAAAATTGCCGAAGGTCTCCATCCGCCGCCTTGCCTACCTTAACAAGCCAGAGATTCCAATTCTTCTTCTTGGGGCAATAGCTGCAATAATTAATGGCGCAATACTCCCTATATTTGGTATATTGCTTTCAAGGGTAATCAACTCATTCTACAAACCACCTCATCAACTTAAGAAGGATACAAATTTTTGGGCACTAATTTTTGTGGTCCTCGGTGTGGTTTCATTTCTGGCAATTCCAGCACGAGCATACCTCCTTTCTGTGGCAGGGAGTAAGTTGGTAGAACGTATTAGGTTGATGTGTTTTGAGAAGTTGGTTCGCATGGAGGTTGGATGGTTTGATGAACCTGAGCACTCAAGCGGCACAGTTGGTGCTAGGCTCTCGGCAGATGCTGCAACAGTGCGTGCTCTTGTTGGAGATGCTCTTGGTCAGATACTTCATGTTATTGCTTCAGCAATTGCGGGTTTGGTCATTGCATTTGTTGCAAGTTGGCAGTTGGCGTTTATTGTCCTTGCATTAATTCCGTTGATTGGAATCAATGGGTACATTCAAGTTAAGTTCATGAAAGGATTCAGTGCAGATGCGAAG ATGATGTATGAGGAGGCAAGCCAAGTTGCTAACGATGCAGTCGGAAGTATAAGAACAATTGCTTCTTTCTGTGCTGAGGAAAAGGTGATGGATCTATACAGAACAAAATGTGAAGGCCCTAGGAAGGCAGGGATAAGGCAAGGCTTGGTCACTGGAATAGGATTTGGAACATCTTTTGGCATGTTATTTCTGGTGTATGCTACCAGTTTCTATGCAGGAGCTCGACTCGTTGCGGTCAATAAAGCAACATTTTCAGATGTTTTCCAA GTTTTCTTTGCTTTGACCATGGCTGCCATGGGAGTTTCTCAAACAAGCTCCATGGGTCCAGATACTGGCAAAGCCAATGATGCTGCAGCTTCCATATTTGCAATAATAGATCGGAAGTCGAAGATAGATCCTTGCGATGAGTCTGGTATGACATTGGATAATCTGAAAGGGGAGATTGAGCTTCGACATGTAAGCTTTAAATACCCCAGCAGGCCagatattcatatttttagagacCTCAGCTTGGTCATTCGTTCTGGCAAA acaGTTGCCTTGGTTGGAGAAAGTGGGAGTGGGAAGTCCACAGTCGTCTCGTTATTGCAAAGATTTTATGATCCTGATTCTGGATGTATTACACTTGATGGAATTGAAATTAATAAGTTTCAAGTGAAGTGGTTGAGGCAGCAGATGGGTCTTGTGAGTCAAGAACCAATTTTGTTTAATGATACCATTCGTGCCAACATTGCGTACGGAAAGGAAGGAAATGCAATTGAGGCAGAAATAACTGCTGTAGCAGAATTAGCGAATGCTCACAGCTTCATCAGTGGCTTGCAACAG GGTTATGATACCATAGTAGGAGAACGTGGAGTCCAATTGTCCGGCGGGCAGAAACAACGGGTAGCCATTGCACGTGCTATGATCAAAAGTCCAAAGGTATTACTATTAGATGAGGCTACCAGTGCTCTAGATGCCGAATCCGAAAGAGTGGTTCAAGATGCATTAGACCGAGTCATGGTTAACCGAACTACGGTCGTGGTGGCTCATCGATTATCCACAATCAAGAATGCAGATGTAATTGCTGTGGTTAAAAATGGAGTTATCGTAGAGAAAGGAAAGCACGAGACTTTGCTTAAAATCAAGGATGGCTACTATGCCTCCTTGGTTAGTCTTCACACAAGTGCTTCAACTGCCTGA